A stretch of DNA from Hydra vulgaris chromosome 03, alternate assembly HydraT2T_AEP:
CGTCATTAAATatgaaagaaacaaaaatattgtaacCAAATCAACTGTGTCTATGGTGACGTCTataattctgaaattttttgaacattaatataatttttagtttgtaagggaaaatggaaaaaaatgacAAGAACTATTTGGTTTATGGTGACGTCTataattctgaaattttttgaacaataatataatttttagtaagGGAAAATACTTTATAAgggaaaatggaaaaaaatgacaagaactatttgttttgtaaatttccTGATTAACATACAATGTTTACAATTAATGATTCTGCAGTTTGAAGCCAAGGACGAGACCATATAGTTACTTTACAAGTCTTTGCTTCAGATTGCTCTTTTGCGGGGCATTCGTTTGTTGTCATCTTATTTGCATTAATCTCCAAATTTGCGCACACTGAATCAACTACTTTAACATCAACTTCGTAGCGTATCCCAGCAACAACTTGAGAAGTTGCACCAAGAACCTCGTCTCTTACAGTactgaagaaaaatattttctgcaaatttttaaaatgcaacaaaCTTACATATTAGACACATACACTCGCACGCACACAAACCATTCACacacttatttatatatagaatttctttcttaatttatattcgctggcagatttaaaatttattccaaTAATCAGCACTTGCCAACTAATATCATGCAAAATGTACAACTCCTTCTTGAAGATTGAAGGTGGCACTTtacatttttatgatttaaatatacttttaaa
This window harbors:
- the LOC136077863 gene encoding cystatin cpi-1-like, with translation MNSVFVFIALIGLSFGLPGDKVELSNNQIKGLLSENGAFSTGLNVAIGKLNDGNGEFRTVRDEVLGATSQVVAGIRYEVDVKVVDSVCANLEINANKMTTNECPAKEQSEAKTCKVTIWSRPWLQTAESLIVNIVC